The region CAGGCTTTTGTCGTTGTGATCGAAATGGGCTCGATCACGGCGGCAGCGGAACAGCTTGGGCAAACCACATCGGGGATCAGCCGGGCGTTGCGGCGTCTGGAGGACAAACTGGGTACAACCTTGCTGCATCGTACTACGCGACGTCTCTCGCTTTCCGAAGAAGGCACGATGTTTCTTGAACACGCCCGTGGTGTGATTCACGCGGTGGAACATGCTGAAGAGCAGGTGTTGCTGCGTCATGAGCAGCCGAGCGGGCGGTTACGGATCAACTCGGCTTCCGCATTTATACAGCATGTGATTGTACCTCTGGTGCCGGAATTTCGCCGCCGCTATCCAAAAATCATTCTTGAACTCAACACGGATGATTTCATCATCGATCTGCTGGAACAGCATATCGATATCGCCATTCGCATTGGTACGCTTAAAGACTCCACCATTCATGCGCGGCCGCTCGGATCAAGCAAACTGCGCATTGTCGCCAGTCCTGAGTATCTGCAACAGCACGGAACACCCACGACGGTCGAGTCACTCGCTGACCATCTTTGCCTGGGATTTACTCAGGTAGAGTCGCTGAACCACTGGCCGCTTCGGCATGGGCTTCAGGACTTTTATCCCATTACG is a window of Pectobacterium punjabense DNA encoding:
- a CDS encoding LysR family transcriptional regulator; the protein is MKVTLEELQAFVVVIEMGSITAAAEQLGQTTSGISRALRRLEDKLGTTLLHRTTRRLSLSEEGTMFLEHARGVIHAVEHAEEQVLLRHEQPSGRLRINSASAFIQHVIVPLVPEFRRRYPKIILELNTDDFIIDLLEQHIDIAIRIGTLKDSTIHARPLGSSKLRIVASPEYLQQHGTPTTVESLADHLCLGFTQVESLNHWPLRHGLQDFYPITPALLASNGEILRQLALRGEGIVRMSTFLIRDDLAAGRLVPILTEETVEASLPVYAVYYRNSQLAARISCFLDFMSEKLTENPL